Proteins from one Camelina sativa cultivar DH55 chromosome 8, Cs, whole genome shotgun sequence genomic window:
- the LOC104709618 gene encoding heavy metal-associated isoprenylated plant protein 21-like, whose translation MCCTGCVRIVKNAISKLRGVDSVEVERELGRVRVVGYVDRNKVLKAVRRAGKRAEFWPYPEPPLYFTSTQNYFVDPSKEFKESYNYYRHGYNGTEQHGNIPVGSRGDDRVSNMFNDDNVNACCLM comes from the exons ATGTGTTGCACAGGTTGCGTTAGGATCGTTAAGAACGCAATCTCCAAGCTCCGAG GAGTTGATTCAGTGGAGGTGGAGAGAGAGCTAGGAAGAGTGAGAGTGGTGGGTTACGTTGACAGAAACAAAGTACTCAAAGCCGTGAGGCGAGCCGGGAAGAGAGCTGAGTTTTGGCCATACCCTGAGCCTCCACTTTACTTCACATCTACTCAAAACTATTTCGTAGATCCTTCCAAAGAGTTTAAAGAGAGCTATAACTATTATAGACATGGCTACAATGGTACGGAGCAACATGGTAATATCCCCGTAGGTTCTCGTGGAGACGACAGAGTTAGTAATATGTTTAATGACGATAACGTCAATGCATGCTGTCTCATGTAA